In Vicia villosa cultivar HV-30 ecotype Madison, WI linkage group LG7, Vvil1.0, whole genome shotgun sequence, the DNA window GCTTTTCAAATGGAAGTGGCGGTTGTTACAGGGGGTCGATGCGTTATGGGCAAAAGTTTTGGAAGCTAGGTACGGTAACGTAAAGCATGCCGTTTGCTTTACTGGTAACTTGAGAAATTATTATTCTAGATCTTCCTGGTGGGCTGACTTGTTGAATGTTGAATCCAAGTTTTCTAATACGATTTTGTCGGATAACTGTGAGTTTATTTTGGGCAACGGTGTCGACATTCCGTTTTGGAGCGCGTTGTGGCTGAAGGAGGGGAGGCTGTCAGATCTGTTTCCTGTGTTGTTTAAGGCTAGTACTGTGAAAGGAGGTAGTGTGTATTCGATGGGGGACTGGACCGACTCTGTTTGGAATTGGGGCAGCTTCGGTATCAATGAGAGCAATCGGGCTCTGTCGCAGGAGGTTCTGTAGATGCGCCTCTTAATCGCTGGTGTGATTCCTTTAGCTAATGAAGCGGATCGTATTCTGTGGTTAAAAGACAAGGTAAAAGGTTATACAACAAGTTCTGGATATTCGGCTCTGTTTAGTTTGCGGCAACAGCAGCCGGTGGAGGACTCCGTTCGTCAGTGCTTGTTGGCTTGCTGGAAGACAACAGTTCCTCAAAGAACAAAGGCGTTTGGATGGAGATGCGTGGTTGATAGGCTGCCGGTTAAGAAATCGTTGATTAGCAGAGGCGTTAACATAGATAGCAGGTGTGTGTTATGTCAAGTGGGTGAAGAAGATGCTTGTCACTTATTTAAAGACtgtgttttttcaaaacttgtttggACAGAGATTAGCACATGGTTGGGTTTTGGAGTGGATCTCCATGGTTCTGTTAGTGAAGGAATGCTAGTTTGGGTTAGAGATTGCAGAAAGGTTGGTATTAGCAAGGACAGTGCTGGCGGTGTTTGGTTCACGGTTATGTGGTGTTTTTGGAGGTATCGGAACGAGATCATTTTTAACGGAAAGAGTCCGTCTTTTTCTGATTTGGTTTGGAATATTAAGATTAAATTGTGGAAATGGTTGAACTTAGGCAATATTTATTTATCCAAGTGTAacttttatgatttttgtaaaaatCCGGTGGGAAATCTAGGATAAGTTTCAGTTGGTAGGAAATCTTCCTTTTCCGGGTTTTGACCTCGGTTTTTGTAAGCGGGTTCGAGTACTCCTAGTACTCGTCTAATATAAattcttgcttataaaaaaaaaaagtttagcgTTAAACTTATATGTTGAGAAAAGTACATAAAGTTT includes these proteins:
- the LOC131619161 gene encoding uncharacterized protein LOC131619161 → MRLLIAGVIPLANEADRILWLKDKVKGYTTSSGYSALFSLRQQQPVEDSVRQCLLACWKTTVPQRTKAFGWRCVVDRLPVKKSLISRGVNIDSRCVLCQVGEEDACHLFKDCVFSKLVWTEISTWLGFGVDLHGSVSEGMLVWVRDCRKVGISKDSAGGVWFTVMWCFWRYRNEIIFNGKSPSFSDLVWNIKIKLWKWLNLGNIYLSKCNFYDFCKNPVGNLG